A single region of the Equus przewalskii isolate Varuska chromosome 26, EquPr2, whole genome shotgun sequence genome encodes:
- the SOHLH1 gene encoding spermatogenesis- and oogenesis-specific basic helix-loop-helix-containing protein 1 isoform X1, giving the protein MASPGPEPSVGVPRVPAPREGSSKSSPSSAQCSEDPGQGSGLVTAPAGAEGPGPCLPRNVLSERERRKRISASCEHLRALLPRFDGRREDMASVLEMSVQFLRLASTMVPSREQHAVVAPPKEMWHKWQKEVLQLALANQTPAGALDPGTGASGVTMQQEPPSCATVGVDEGEVLSGVAEVLDGPPALPESPSLVPWPPGPSPSKVLRPPPLWPQGDEAQTCLGQAEGADTAVTLDARSVSRCDVEDRTSFLLTASPDWWLGSLEGRGRGAGSQAPARSSSLDRAEPGFLVDPEPGSQELLDAPLEPWGSDVGGPGLALRDEVDSLFPDFFAY; this is encoded by the exons ATGGCGTCCCCCGGGCCGGAGCCCAGTGTTGGGGTTCCCCGAGTCCCCGCCCCCCGCGAAGGCAG CAGCAAATCTTCCCCGTCCAGCGCCCAGTGCTCTGAGGACCCTGGCCAGGGCTCGGGCCTGGTCACCGCCCCTGCAGGGGCCGAGGGTCCCGGCCCCTGCCTCCCGCGGAACGTGCTCAGCGAGAGGGAGCGCAG GAAGCGGATCTCTGCGAGCTGTGAGCACCTGCGCGCCCTGCTGCCCCGTTTTGATGGCCGGCGGGAGGACATGGCCTCGGTCCTGGAGATGTCGGTGCAGTTTCTCCGGCTGGCCAGCACCATGGTACCCAGCCGAGAGCAGCATGCT GTTGTTGCTCCCCCTAAGGAGATGTGGCACAAGTGGCAGAAGGAGGTTTTGCAGCTGGCCCTGGCAAATCAGACCCCAGCAGGTGCACTGGATCCTGGGACGGGAGCATCTGGTGTGACCAT GCAACAGGAACCCCCGAGCTGTGCAACTGTGGGCGTGGATGAGGGCGAGGTCCTGTCAGGAGTGGCCGAGGTGCTGGATGGGCCACCGGCCCTTCCTG AGTCTCCCAGCCTGGTGCCCTGGCCCCCAGGCCCAAGTCCCTCCAAGGTCCTGAGGCCACCACCACTCTGGCCTCAAGGGGATGAGGCTCAGACCTGCCTGGGGCAGGCTGAGGGGGCTGACACGGCCGTGACACTGGATGCCAG GTCTGTGTCGAGATGTGACGTGGAAGACCGGACGTCCTTCCTGCTGACTGCCAGTCCCGACTGGTGGCTGG GgtccctggagggcagaggccGTGGTGCCGGCTCTCAGGCCCCAGCCAGGAGCAGCTCTCTGGACAGGGCAGAGCCCGGCTTCCTGGTGGACCCTGAGCCCGGCTCCCAGGAGCTCCTGGATGCCCCCTTAGAGCCGTGGGGCTCGGATGTGGGtggccctggcctggccctgagGGACGAGGTGGACAGCCTCTTCCCCGACTTCTTTGCCTACTAG
- the SOHLH1 gene encoding spermatogenesis- and oogenesis-specific basic helix-loop-helix-containing protein 1 isoform X2 — MASPGPEPSVGVPRVPAPREGSAQCSEDPGQGSGLVTAPAGAEGPGPCLPRNVLSERERRKRISASCEHLRALLPRFDGRREDMASVLEMSVQFLRLASTMVPSREQHAVVAPPKEMWHKWQKEVLQLALANQTPAGALDPGTGASGVTMQQEPPSCATVGVDEGEVLSGVAEVLDGPPALPESPSLVPWPPGPSPSKVLRPPPLWPQGDEAQTCLGQAEGADTAVTLDARSVSRCDVEDRTSFLLTASPDWWLGSLEGRGRGAGSQAPARSSSLDRAEPGFLVDPEPGSQELLDAPLEPWGSDVGGPGLALRDEVDSLFPDFFAY, encoded by the exons ATGGCGTCCCCCGGGCCGGAGCCCAGTGTTGGGGTTCCCCGAGTCCCCGCCCCCCGCGAAGGCAG CGCCCAGTGCTCTGAGGACCCTGGCCAGGGCTCGGGCCTGGTCACCGCCCCTGCAGGGGCCGAGGGTCCCGGCCCCTGCCTCCCGCGGAACGTGCTCAGCGAGAGGGAGCGCAG GAAGCGGATCTCTGCGAGCTGTGAGCACCTGCGCGCCCTGCTGCCCCGTTTTGATGGCCGGCGGGAGGACATGGCCTCGGTCCTGGAGATGTCGGTGCAGTTTCTCCGGCTGGCCAGCACCATGGTACCCAGCCGAGAGCAGCATGCT GTTGTTGCTCCCCCTAAGGAGATGTGGCACAAGTGGCAGAAGGAGGTTTTGCAGCTGGCCCTGGCAAATCAGACCCCAGCAGGTGCACTGGATCCTGGGACGGGAGCATCTGGTGTGACCAT GCAACAGGAACCCCCGAGCTGTGCAACTGTGGGCGTGGATGAGGGCGAGGTCCTGTCAGGAGTGGCCGAGGTGCTGGATGGGCCACCGGCCCTTCCTG AGTCTCCCAGCCTGGTGCCCTGGCCCCCAGGCCCAAGTCCCTCCAAGGTCCTGAGGCCACCACCACTCTGGCCTCAAGGGGATGAGGCTCAGACCTGCCTGGGGCAGGCTGAGGGGGCTGACACGGCCGTGACACTGGATGCCAG GTCTGTGTCGAGATGTGACGTGGAAGACCGGACGTCCTTCCTGCTGACTGCCAGTCCCGACTGGTGGCTGG GgtccctggagggcagaggccGTGGTGCCGGCTCTCAGGCCCCAGCCAGGAGCAGCTCTCTGGACAGGGCAGAGCCCGGCTTCCTGGTGGACCCTGAGCCCGGCTCCCAGGAGCTCCTGGATGCCCCCTTAGAGCCGTGGGGCTCGGATGTGGGtggccctggcctggccctgagGGACGAGGTGGACAGCCTCTTCCCCGACTTCTTTGCCTACTAG
- the LOC103541567 gene encoding uterocalin: MNLLWLAMGLILLGGPHALHMGPGDPNFDEKLVKGKWFSVALASNEPKFIAKDTDMKFFIHKIQVTPESLQFHFHRKVRGMCVPTMMTAHKTKKKFQYTVNHSGHKTIFLEKVDPKHFVIFCAHSMKHGKETVVVTLFSRTPTVSPDVMWMFKKYCKTHGIHASNIVDLTQTDRCLHARH; this comes from the exons ATGAACCTCCTGTGGCTGGCCATGGGGCTGATTCTGCTCGGCGGCCCCCACGCCCTGCACATGGGCCCTGGGGACCCCAACTTCGATGAGAAGCTG GTCAAGGGCAAGTGGTTCTCAGTGGCGCTGGCCTCTAATGAGCCGAAATTCATAGCGAAGGACACGGACATGAAGTTCTTCATCCACAAGATCCAGGTGACCCCTGAGAGCCTGCAGTTCCACTTCCACAGAAA GGTAAGAGGTATGTGTGTCCCAACTATGATGACGGCTCACAAAACGAAAAAGAAGTTTCAGTACACAGTGAACC ATTCCGGCCACAAGACGATCTTCCTGGAGAAAGTGGACCCAAAGCACTTCGTCATATTCTGCGCCCACAGCATGAAGCACGGGAAGGAGACGGTGGTGGTGACCCTCTTCA GCCGGACCCCTACCGTGAGCCCGGATGTCATGTGGATGTTTAAGAAGTACTGTAAAACCCACGGGATTCACGCAAGCAACATCGTTGATCTGACCCAAACTG ATCGGTGCCTCCACGCCCGCCACTAG